The Gadus morhua chromosome 18, gadMor3.0, whole genome shotgun sequence DNA segment CGAGTGACAGCCCTGGTTACGGAACTTCATCGAGGGCCAGTAGTTATTTGTGCGGCGCTGTGGAAAATCAAGAAGAAATGTTCAGCACCTGAGGAAACAGGTACTACTGAGGTAACTGGTACTACTGGGataacagtaggcctactgaggTAACTGGTACTACTGAGGTTACAGTACTGAGGTAACGGGTACTACTGAGGTAACTGGTACTACTGAGGTAACAGTACTGAGGTAACTGGTACTACTGAGGTAACTGGTACTACTGGGataacagtaggcctactgaggTAACTGGTACTACTGAGGTTACAGTACTGAGGTAAGAGTACTGAGGTAACTGGTACTACTGAGATAACTGGTACTACTGAGGTAACTGGTACTACTGAGGCAACTGGTACTACTGAGGTTACAGTACTGAGGTAACAGTACTGAGGTCACTGGTACAACTGGGGTAACAGTACTGAGGTAACGGGTACTACTGAGGTAACGGGTACTACTGAGGTAACTGGTACTACTGAGGTAACCGTACTGAGGTAACTGGTACTACTGAGGTAACAGCACTGAGGTAACTGGTACTACTGAGGTAACTGGTACTACTGAGGAAACAGTACTGAGGTAACTGGTACTACTGAGGTAACAGTACTGAGGTAACTGGTACTACTGAGGTAACTGGTACTACTGAGGTAACAGTACTGAGGTAACAGTACTGAGGTAACAGTACTGAGGTAACAGTACtgaggtaagagagagaggacagacagacagacagacagacagacagacagacagacagacagacagacagacagacagacagacagacagacagacagacagacagcagagagagagagaggtgaggaagaggagggtttgATTTCCTCACCTGCATGAGGTAGAAGGGCGGGGCCACCGTGGGGTGCGTGTTGATGTAGTAGACGGCCAGCAGGGTCAGCACCACCAGGACCACCAGGGCCGCCACCACCCCCGCTATGATGGCGGTGTTCTCCGTCATCCTGGGGTGGGGCGGGCCCGTCTGGGtgtctgagggggagagagggcctCGGGACGTTACTGTCTGTGCTGCGGTGTGTGTTGGTCTCTGTGCtgcggtgtgtgttggtgtctgtgctgcagtgtgtgttggtctctgtgctgcggtgtgtgttggtctctgtgctgcagtgtgtgttggtctctgtgctgcggtgtgtgttggtctctgtgctgcagtgtgtgttggtgtctgtgctgcagtgtgtgttggtgtctgtgctgcagtgtgtgttggtctctgtgctgcggtgtgtgttggtgtctgtgctgcagtgtgtgttggtctctgtgctgcggtgtgtgttggtgtctgtgctGCGGTGTGTGTTGGTCTCTGTGCTGCGGTGTGCGTTGGTGTCTGTGCTGCGGTGTGTGTTGGTCTCTGTGCtgcggtgtgtgttggtgtctgtgctgcagtgtgtgttggtctctgtgctgcgctgtgtgtgttgtgtctgtgctgcagtgtgtgttggtctctgtgctgcggtgtgtgttggtgtctgtgctgcagtgtgtgttggtctctgtgctgcggtgtgtgttggtgttggtgtctgtgctgcagtgtgtgttgggCTCTGTGCTGCAGTTTGTGTTGGTCTCtgtgctgcagtgtgtgttggtctctgtgctgcagtgtgtgttggtctctgtgctgcggtgtgtgtgttggtctctgtgctgcggtgtgtgtgttggtgtctgtgctgcggtgtgtgttggtctctatgtgtggtgtgtgttttagtgtctatgctgcagtgtgtgtgttggtgtctgtgctgcggtgtgtgttggtgttggtgtctgtgctgcagtgtgtgttggtgtgtgtgctgcagtgtgtgttggtgtctgtgctgcagtgtgtgtgtgttggtgtctgtgctgcggtgtgtgttggtgtctgtgctgcagtgtgtgttggtctctgtgctgaagtgtgtgttggtgtctgtgctgcggtgtgtgttgtgtctgtgctgcagtgtgtgttggtgtctgtgctgcggtgtgtgttggtgtctgtgctgcggtgtgtgttggtgtctgtgctgcggtgtgtgttggtgtctgtgctgcggtgtgtgttggtgtatgtgctgcggtgtgtgttgatgtctgtgctgcggtgtgtgttgtgtctgtgctgcggtgtgtgttgtgtctgtgctgcggtgtgtgttggtctctgtgctgcggtgtgtgttgatgtctgTGCTGCGTGCGGCCCCAGGTCCCACCGTCGGCCTCGGGGAGGTGCAGCAGGGAGCTGGAGGACGTGGAGCCGCTGGAGGTCCAGAGAGAAGGGGGACTCGTTGCATCGGTTCCCCAAGGACTGTAGTCCGCACAGGAGCTCTTAGCCtgcaacatcatcatcatgttacagggtgtgtgtgtgtgtgtgtgtgtgtgtgtgtgtgtgtgtgtgtgtttgtgtgtgtgtgtgtgtgtgtgtgtgtgtgtgtgtgtgtgtgtgtgtttaacctcCTCGGAGCAGTTGTAGTCCAGCCACTCCTGTCTGTGCCGATCGATTCCATCCGAACAtctgaggagagacagacacagagtgagACCAGAGAGtccagagaacagagagagaccagagagagaccagagagagaccagagagaccagagggaccagagagaccagagagagaccagagagaccagagagagaccagagagaccagagagagaccagagaggaacagagagagaccagagagagaccagagagagaccagagagaccagagagaccagagagagaccagagagagaccaaagagaccagagagagaccagagagagaccagagagagaccagataaacaagagagaccagagagtgaccatagagagaccagagaccagagagagaccagagagagaccagagagaccagagaggaacacatgaaaccagagagaccagatagagaccagagagaccacagagagaccagagaccagagagagaccagagaggaacagagagtcCAGAGGACCGCTCACCTCTGGAGGGTGTTGCACCAGCCACAGCCGGCGGTCAGCGTGGAGGACAGGCACTGGTCACAGGTCAGGTGCTGGAGGCAGGCTGGGGGGGGCAGAGTGAGACGCAGCGCTGTGTGAGTGATGGggatgaggggatgaggggatgaggtgatggtggtgaggtgaaggtgatgaggtgatggtgatgaggtgatggtgatgaggggatgaggtgatggtggtgaggtgatgaggtgatggtggtgaggtgaaggtgatgaggtgatggtgatgaggtgatggtgatgaggtgatgaggtgatgaggtgatggtgatggtggtgaggtgaaggtgatgaggtgatggtgatgaggtgatggtgatgaggtgatgaggtgatggtggtgaggggatgaggtgatggtgatgaggtgatggtgatgaggtgatggtgatgaggtgatgaggtgatggtgatgaggtgatggtgatgaggtgatggtgatgaggtgatgaggtgatggtgatgaggtgatggtgatgaggtgatggtgatgaggtgatggtgatgaggtgatggtgatgaggtgatgaggtgatggtggtgaggtgatggtgatgaggtgatggtggtgaggtgatgaggtgatggtgatgaggtgatggtggtgaggtgatgaggtgatggtggtgaggtgatgaggtgatgaggggatgaggtgatggtgatgaggtgatgaggtgatggtgatgaggtgatgaggtgatggtgatgaggtgatggtgatgaggtgatggtgatgaggtgatgaggtgatgaggtgatggtgatgagatgatgaggtgatgaggtgatagtgatgaggtgatggtgatgaggtgatgaggtgatggtgatgaggtgatgaggtgatggtgatgaggtgatggtgatgaggtgatgaggtgatggtgatgaggtgatagtgatgaggtgatggtgatgaggtgatggtgatgaggtgatggtgatgaggtgatgaggtgatgaggtgatggtgatgaggtgatggtggtgaggggatgaggtgatggtgatgaggtgatggtgatgaggtgatggtgatgaggtgatggtgatgaggtgatggtgatgaggtgatggtgatgaggtgatggtgatggtgatgaggtgatggtgatgaggtgatggtgatgaggtgatggtgatggtgatgaggtgatgaggtgatggtgatgaggtgatggtgatgaggtgatggtgatggtgatgaggtgatggtgatgaggtgatgaggtgatggtgatggtggtgaggtgatggtggtgaggggatgaggggatgaggtgatggtgatgaggtgatggtgatgaggtgatggtgatgaggtgatggtgatgaggtgatggtgatgagttgATGGAgatgaggtgatgaggtgatggtgatgaggtgatggtgatgaggtgatggtgatgaggtgatggtgatgaggtgatgaggggatgaggtgatgaggggatgaggggatgaggggatgaggtgatggtgatgaggtgatggtgatgaggtgatggtgatgaggtgatggtgatgaggtgatggtgatgaggtgatggtgatgaggtgatggtggtgaggtgatggtgatgcggggatgaggggatgaggtgatggtgatgaggtgatggtgatgaggtgatggtgatgaggtgatggtgatgaggtgatggtggtgaggtgatgaggtgatgaggtgatagtgatgaggtgatggtgatgaggggatggtggtgaggtgatgaggtgatgaggtgatggtgatgaggtgatgaggtgatgaggtgatggtgatgaggtgatggtggtgaggggatgaggggatgaggtgatagtgatggtgatgaggtgatgaggtgatggtgatgaggtgatgaggggatgaggggatagtgatgaggggatgaggggatAGTGATGAGGGGATAGtgatgaggggatgaggggatTGTGATGAGGTGACGGTGCAGGCTACTCACTGGGCAGCGGGATGAACTCAAAAGCAGATCTGGTGACGATCTTCGTGGTGTTGATCTCGACCCGATGATACTCGTAGATTGTGAGCGGTTTTCCATCTTGAtggataaataataattaataaaagaATCAGTCCTTTGAAAGGTTTCATGAATAAGGCCAACCTTTAAAGTTTGGTGGCAATGTCTTTGAAGAAAGAATGAAATATATTCACAATAGATAGTACTTATACAGATATTACTTTACGTTTTCTGCTCAGTTGCGGTTGTCTTTTGAACCTAAAACTGTGCAGTGCAGCTGCAGTGAGCGGTTGTGTTCACAGAGTTCTGCAGTGGTTCTCCACTCGCTCAGCCTCCAGGGCCATTCGGTCACGACCCAAACATAATAAGTGGTTCAGTACACATGGAGCGACCTCCACGAGCCAGAACCATGAGCCTGAGGCTTCATTCAGGGGATCCTCTCTATGAGGGCCGGcctgtgggcggggggggggggggggggggggggggccgggaggGGCTCTGGGGGTCTGGGACTCTGACCTGTCTTCTGAGGAGGCAGGGCCATGAAAGCGTCCGACAGCCCGACCTTCACCGGGTGCTCGGTGGAGTTGATCCTCTCCAGCGGGACGGGAACCTGGGGACACAGCGGAGGGTCACCCTGAACCCCAGCAAGGCACCCCGAAACATCCAGCGGTCAAGAGTGAGGAGGGTCACCCTGAACCCCAGCAAGGCACCCCGGAAACATCCAGGGGTAACGAGTGAGGAGTAACGTCGGTAGGAAGGGGACAATATGAGGTCACAGCTGAAAGGGAGGCCAAGGGGGAGGCCGGGCTAGCCAGATCTGTGCTCACTAGCAGCAcctcctcggggggggggggcacctccTCAGGGGGGGGGCGTACCTCTCGGTAGTTGAACACGATGGTGCCGTTGCTATGGAGAGCAGCTTGGAAGGTGAAGGCTCCCTCTTCCTCGCGGCCCTGCAGATGAACCTTATCCCACTGGACCACAAACAGGTTACCtgcagaggggaggaagaggaggaggaggaggaggaaggggaagaagggcaggaggagggggagagaggagaggaaggaggaggagtaggagaggaagaagaggaggaggaggaggagggggagggggaggaagaaaggcaggaggaggaggagggggatgaagagggggaggaaggggaggaggaggaagggtcaGGGGTacagaggcgggggggggcaccgatagtgctcccccccctcccagtgggTGGGAGGAGCTCCGACTCACCGGTGTCCATGAACCTCACGGTGGAGTTGTGGGAGAAGCTGGGGTCGAAGTTAGCCATCAGCGGGGCGATGTACTGCGTGGCCGTCAGCATCCGGTGGGTGATCTCGCCCATGAAGATGAAGCCTAGACcagaaggtcaaaggtcagggggcGACTACCACTCCATTATTGTACTCATGCAACACATTTTAGATGAGCTCAAATCCATGATCAACACACGTTATCCCAACCTCCCAGTGAACCACGGCTGAATCGATATATGACTGATCTATCTGCTGCTTGAGGTGGTGTGATGCTTACCTCCTGTTGCTATGGTGATCTGTCTCACCCGATGCCCGTAGAAGGGGAAGTTAAAGGAGAGGGCCACCCTCTGATCAGagcacaaccacaacaacatcagACTGGTTGGCACTGGTTGGTTCTGGTTTTTAATGGTATGTGATGGTTTGTGCTGTCTGTACTGGGTTGTACTGGTGTGTACTGAGTTGTACTGGTTTTTACTGAGTTGTACAGGTTTGTATtgctgtgtgtgctgttgtttgtacgtgtgcgcatgcgtgcgcatgtgtgttggtgtgtgtacatgcgtgtgtgtgcgtgcgtgtgccccCACCGCAGCTTgccggtgggggtgtgtgtgtgtgtgtgtgtgtgtgtgtgtgtgtgtgtgtgtgtgtgtgtgtgtgtgtgtgtgtgtgtgtgtgtgtgtgtgtgtgtgtgtgtgtgtgtgtgcgtgcgtgtgtgtgtgtgtgtgcgtgtgtccggtgtgtgtgtgtgtgtgtctgtgtgtgtgtgtgtgtgtgtgtgtgtgtgtgtgtgtgtgcgtgtgtgtgtgtgtgtgtgtgctgccctACCACAGCCTgccggtgggggtgtgtgtgtgtgtgtgtgcgtgcgtgcgtgcgtgcgtgcgtgcgtgcgtgcgtgcgtgcgtgcgtgcgtgcgtgcgtgtgtgtgtgtatgtgtgcgtgtgtgcgtgtgtgtgcgctgcccTACCGCAGCCTgccggtgggggtgtgtgtgtgtgtgtgtgtgtgtgtgtgtgtgtgtgtgtgtccggtgtgtgtgtgtgtgtgtgtgtgtgtgtgtgtgtgtgtgtgtgtgtgtgtgtgtgtgtgtgtgtgtgtgtgtgtccggtgtgtgtgtgtgtgtgtgtgtgtgtccggtgtgtgtgtgtgtgtgtgtgtgtgtgtgtgtgtgtgtgtgtgtgtgtgtgtccggtgtgtgtgtgtgtgtgtgtgtgtgtgtgtgtgtgtgtgtgtgtgtgtgtgtgtgtgtgtgtgtgtgtgtgtgtgtgcgctgcccCACCGCAGCCTGCCGGTGGTTGGTGGACAGGATCCCGTGGATGCGGACCTGGCCTTGCTCCAGGGGCACCAGGTCCTCCCACAGCGCCGCCGTCCGCGCGTCCTCAGGACCCCAGCTCTGCCACAGGTAGTACCGCTGGGAGGCCTGGGGGCAGAACCACGCGGTAGAACCACGCACTAGAACCACGCACTAGAACCACGCACTAGAACCACGCACTAGAACCACGCACTAGAACCACACACTAGAACCACACACTAGAACCACACACTGGAACCACGCACTAGAACCACGCACTAGAACCACACAACACTAGAACCACACACTAGAACCACACAACACTAGAACCACACACTAGAACCACACAACACTAGAACCACACAACACTAGAACCACACACTAGAACCACACAACACTAGAACCATACACTAGAACCACACACTAGAACCACGCACTAGAACCACACACTAGAACCACACACTAAAACCACACAACACTAGAACCACACAACACTAGAACCACAGAACACTAGAACCACACACTAGAACCACACAACACTAGAACCACGCACTAGAACCACACACTAGAACCACACACTAGAACCACACACTAGAACCACACAACACTAGAACCACACAACACTAGAACCACACACTAGAACCACACAACACTAGAACCACACACTAGAACCACGCACTAGAACCACACACTAGAACCACACACTAGAACCACACACTAGAACCACACAACACTAGAACCTAACAACAATAGAACCACGTaacacacactgtctctgccTAGAGACAGTGGTTTGGTGCACAGGGCGCAGAAAGGGGAGCCGCAGGTGGGGGGAGCTGTCACCAGCAGGACCtgctgccgggggggggggtctgttcaCTCTcactgccgggggggggggctgttcacTCTCACTGCTGCTCAAGGTGACGGAGAGCAACGACTCTGGGCCTTCAGCGTGGGCTGAGAAAGTGGAGCAGCTAAatgtagctctctctccctctctctctctctccctccccctctccctctccctccctcctccctctccctctctctctctctcctccctccctctccctccctctccctctccctctctctctctctctctccctctctctccccctccctctctctctctctctctctccctctctctctctctctccctctctccctctctctctctctctctctctccctctccccctctctctctctctccctctccccctctctctctctctccctctccccctctctctctctctctctctctctccctccctccctccctctctctccctctccctctctctctctcctctcctctccctctccctctccctctctgctccacatTCTGCTCCTgacccacttcctgtccccgTCTCCCTCGCTGACAGCAGCCTCTGGTTTCTGGAGGAAGTGGGGATCGAACAACGTGAAGCCATCCGCAGGTTGAGAAGGAtgtggcgcccccccccccccccccccccccccccccccccccagcaacccccccccccccacacacactccgcaCCTCACCCCAACCCACCGAACCTCACCCCGACCCGCCACACAGAACAGTTGGCTGTGTTCAGCAGTTAGATGTGGATGTCCGTGTCCTACAGGCGGCAGCTCAGAGATAGCGGGGGTTTGGTCCAGTACATGTGAGTCACTCTCTCTCCGGCCCCTCCCTCGCCCGGCCGCTCACACACGCGAGGCCGCGCTCCACCGAGCACCACGCTCTGGAGGCCGGCCAGCCTCTGCTTCCAATTTGCACCGTCGGCTGGAGGGAAGCAAAAACAATCGCCTTGTTTTGGACTCTCTGTCCGTCAGCGCTGTTTACCCACGGTGACTCAGGCAACACCCAGCCCCCCCGAGCTACAGAAACACCAACCCCCCCGAGGTCAgaaacaccaaccccccccgAGCTACAGAAACACCAACCCCCCCGAGGTCAGAAACACCAACCCCCCCGAGCTACAGAAACACCAACCCCCCCGAGGTCAGAAACACAAACCCCCCCGAGGTCAGAAACACCAAGCCCCCCCCCGAGGTCAgaaacacaaacccccccccccccccgaggtcagaaacaccaagcccccccccccccccgaggtcaGAAACACCAACCCCCCCGAGGTCAGAAACACCAACCCCCCCGAGGTCAGAAACACCAACCCCCCCGAGGTCAGgaacaccaacccccccccgagCTACAGAAACACCAGCCCCCCCGAGGTCAGAAACACCAACCCCCCCGAGGTCAGAAACACCAACCCCCCCGAGGTCAGAAACACCAACCCCCCCGAGGTCAgaaacaccaaccccccccgAGCTACAGAAACACCAGCCCCCCCGAGGTCAgaaacaccaaccccccccgAGGTCAGAAACACCAACCCCCCTGAGGTCAGAAACACCAAACCCCCGAGGTCAgaaacaccaaccccccccgaggtcagaaacaccaacccccccgaggtcagaaacaccaacccccccccgagGTCAGAAACACCAAGCCCCCCGAGGTCCAGGCCCCGAGGCACGCGCTGAACCCTGACAGCCCAGAGCGGAGACAGCGGCCTGGACGCCCCAGATCAACACTGAGCAGCAGAGGTGCTGGTGTCTGGTCAGCGCTGTCATGAGGCCGCGGGCTGACGGTGGGGAACCTCTCAGCACTACGTTGATACGTTAGCCTCAAGTAACCCCCCCTGGCAGAGGGGGCCATTAGTCCGAGACATGGGGGGACCACCTCGTTGAAGACACTGTACGAGGATGTCAATGTGGGGACCTTTTAATCAACTAACTCCTGTAGGGCAGCTTCGTGGGACATTTCACTGAAGAAATGTGGCGAGGGCTTTGGGAGGTTTATCTCTAACAAACTGTAACGCTCCCAAACTGCTTGTGGGGACCCCTGTGAGGATCTGTTAAACACGAGGCCACGCAGAGACCTTGTAACGAACGGGCGCCCCTCGGGGTGGGGACCATTTACAGGACCTCACGACCGTGACTTGGCAGGATGTCTAGCGAGAAGGAGAGCCGTCTCACCA contains these protein-coding regions:
- the LOC115531346 gene encoding plexin domain-containing protein 1, which translates into the protein MGMWALLLICLSQPEIARVLAQKQTDAHPGLENRDQSWNRQDRRRPVRESLRVDTLPENLTHVVASQRYYLWQSWGPEDARTAALWEDLVPLEQGQVRIHGILSTNHRQAARVALSFNFPFYGHRVRQITIATGGFIFMGEITHRMLTATQYIAPLMANFDPSFSHNSTVRFMDTGNLFVVQWDKVHLQGREEEGAFTFQAALHSNGTIVFNYREVPVPLERINSTEHPVKVGLSDAFMALPPQKTDGKPLTIYEYHRVEINTTKIVTRSAFEFIPLPTCLQHLTCDQCLSSTLTAGCGWCNTLQRCSDGIDRHRQEWLDYNCSEEAKSSCADYSPWGTDATSPPSLWTSSGSTSSSSLLHLPEADDTQTGPPHPRMTENTAIIAGVVAALVVLVVLTLLAVYYINTHPTVAPPFYLMQRRTNNYWPSMKFRNQGCHSTYAEVEIGVHEKEGFIEAEHCC